In Streptomyces sp. NBC_01439, the following are encoded in one genomic region:
- a CDS encoding GNAT family N-acetyltransferase, whose amino-acid sequence MILQPLVPVDGALPGPVLTEIAALYSTNHAFFELSGDFPDPDRITVEQVAAALAGELAHDSAEVLLARSAGRLVGLAATLAQAPAADDPDPWIGLLLIDATAHREGYGRTVATLVEDRFRAAGRAGVRIAVLDNNPEALAFWQSQGYVTLRKAKDRELGRDCTVLRKPLEAP is encoded by the coding sequence GTGATCCTGCAACCGCTCGTCCCCGTCGACGGCGCCCTTCCCGGCCCGGTGCTCACCGAGATCGCCGCTCTCTACTCGACGAACCACGCGTTCTTCGAACTCAGCGGAGACTTCCCCGATCCGGACCGCATCACGGTCGAACAGGTCGCCGCCGCGCTCGCCGGTGAACTCGCCCACGACAGCGCCGAGGTGCTCCTCGCACGGTCCGCCGGACGCCTCGTCGGGCTGGCCGCCACCCTCGCGCAAGCACCCGCCGCCGACGACCCGGACCCGTGGATCGGCCTGCTGCTCATCGACGCCACCGCGCACCGCGAGGGGTACGGCCGCACCGTGGCCACCCTGGTCGAGGACCGCTTCCGCGCCGCCGGACGCGCGGGCGTCCGCATCGCCGTACTGGACAACAACCCCGAGGCCCTCGCCTTCTGGCAGTCCCAGGGGTACGTCACCCTCCGCAAGGCCAAGGACCGCGAGCTGGGCCGCGACTGCACCGTGCTGCGCAAGCCGCTCGAAGCCCCGTAG
- a CDS encoding glycoside hydrolase family 26 protein, protein MSRRSRWLAGACASSVAVGLLVVGGFFGSPPLREGAGGSAGTEGAEVTGVAVGAYLHYDSPGVERMEELSHWLGGTELRAGHTYLPSDTWLNIEGEPYFLQAWARWRKEKADRLFVLNVPMQEHNEARVADDRVAELIRSGARGANDHHFQRLARRLVDLGVPDTVIVLGWEMNGFDYTHRCSPDPQNWKTYWRRIVAAMRSVEGQRFRFDYAPNRGRDAVAWTSCYPGDDVVDIIGMDSYDQEPGRTFDEQVTQPYGLQQQVDFAKAHGKRISYPEWGLFRHGDNPEYVRGMLAWFAEHEPLYQSITDYCPHGVWQCGQNPRSSQVFREFLSAGPVGPVGPIGPTGVTTGPPRH, encoded by the coding sequence ATGTCCCGTCGGAGCCGCTGGTTGGCAGGTGCCTGCGCCAGTTCGGTCGCCGTCGGCCTGCTCGTCGTGGGGGGCTTCTTCGGGAGCCCGCCGTTGCGGGAGGGGGCCGGAGGGAGCGCGGGGACGGAGGGCGCCGAGGTCACGGGGGTCGCCGTGGGCGCCTATCTCCACTACGACTCGCCCGGCGTCGAGCGGATGGAAGAACTCTCGCACTGGCTCGGCGGTACCGAGCTGCGCGCCGGGCACACCTATCTGCCCAGCGACACCTGGCTGAACATCGAGGGGGAACCGTATTTCCTGCAGGCCTGGGCACGGTGGCGAAAGGAGAAGGCCGACCGGCTGTTCGTGCTGAACGTGCCCATGCAGGAACACAACGAGGCCCGTGTTGCCGACGACCGGGTCGCCGAGCTGATCCGCTCCGGCGCCCGGGGTGCGAACGACCACCACTTCCAGCGGCTGGCGAGGCGTCTGGTCGACCTCGGGGTGCCGGACACGGTGATCGTGCTCGGCTGGGAGATGAACGGCTTCGACTACACCCACCGGTGCAGTCCCGATCCCCAGAACTGGAAGACGTACTGGCGGCGCATCGTGGCCGCCATGCGGTCGGTGGAGGGCCAGCGGTTCCGTTTCGACTACGCCCCCAACCGCGGGAGGGACGCGGTCGCCTGGACCAGCTGCTATCCCGGCGACGACGTGGTCGACATCATCGGCATGGACTCCTACGACCAGGAGCCCGGCCGGACCTTCGACGAGCAGGTCACCCAGCCCTACGGACTCCAGCAGCAGGTCGACTTCGCGAAGGCGCACGGCAAGCGGATCTCGTACCCCGAATGGGGGCTGTTCCGGCACGGCGACAATCCGGAGTACGTGCGGGGCATGCTGGCCTGGTTCGCCGAGCACGAGCCGCTCTACCAGAGCATCACCGACTACTGCCCGCACGGTGTGTGGCAGTGCGGGCAGAACCCGCGTTCCAGCCAGGTGTTCCGGGAATTCCTGTCCGCCGGGCCGGTCGGGCCGGTCGGGCCGATCGGCCCGACGGGGGTGACAACGGGCCCGCCGCGGCACTGA
- a CDS encoding sensor histidine kinase, translated as MNGPFANQEQPVSHPASNPDTRTLATVAHTAFFLLLGASLIRFLLRHPGEPRTPWIIALSITLALLYVLGPALGAAPTARRLLWLGLVVTTWMVLVVLAPSFAWCAVPLFFTALRTLPPRAAIVLVALLTGFVVIAQLQLAKSFDPNLLLAPPAVAALATAVFVHMERQARAQRTLIDDLIRTRRELAATERREGTLAERQRLSMEIHDTLAQNLSSQQMLLQAADRTWETDPATARAHVRTATGIAAHGLAEARRLVHDLAPPELADGAGLAEALRSLDAGPDIEVRFHLEGTAAPLPDRVQSALLRIAQGALANVREHSGARTAALTLSFLGDQVVLDVADDGHGFTEPRTRTHTSTGTGTGTSTDTRSGSVDRGHGLPAMRARVRQLGGTLTIESTPGEGTVLSAAIPLEPAP; from the coding sequence ATGAACGGACCCTTCGCAAACCAGGAGCAACCGGTGAGCCACCCCGCCAGCAACCCGGACACCCGAACACTGGCCACGGTCGCCCACACCGCGTTCTTCCTCCTCCTCGGCGCCTCCCTGATCCGCTTCCTCCTCCGCCACCCCGGCGAACCCCGCACCCCGTGGATCATCGCCCTCAGCATCACGCTGGCCCTGCTCTACGTACTCGGCCCCGCCCTCGGCGCCGCCCCCACCGCCCGGCGGCTGCTGTGGCTCGGCCTGGTCGTCACCACCTGGATGGTCCTGGTCGTCCTCGCGCCGAGCTTCGCCTGGTGCGCGGTACCGCTGTTCTTCACCGCCCTGCGCACCCTCCCGCCGCGCGCCGCCATCGTCCTCGTGGCCCTCCTCACCGGCTTCGTGGTGATCGCCCAGCTCCAGCTGGCCAAGTCCTTCGACCCCAACCTGCTGCTGGCCCCGCCCGCCGTCGCCGCCCTCGCCACCGCCGTCTTCGTCCACATGGAACGCCAGGCCCGGGCCCAGCGCACCCTCATCGACGACCTGATCCGCACCCGCCGCGAGCTGGCGGCCACCGAGCGCCGCGAAGGCACCCTCGCCGAACGGCAGCGGCTGTCCATGGAGATCCACGACACCCTCGCCCAGAACCTGTCCAGCCAGCAGATGCTGCTCCAGGCCGCCGACCGCACTTGGGAGACCGACCCGGCCACCGCCCGCGCGCACGTCCGTACCGCCACCGGCATCGCCGCGCACGGCCTCGCCGAAGCCCGCCGGCTCGTCCACGACCTGGCCCCGCCCGAGCTCGCCGATGGAGCCGGCCTCGCCGAAGCCCTGCGCTCCCTCGACGCCGGCCCGGACATCGAGGTCCGGTTCCACCTCGAAGGCACCGCGGCCCCGCTCCCCGACCGCGTCCAGTCCGCCCTGCTGCGCATAGCCCAGGGCGCGCTGGCCAACGTCCGCGAACACTCCGGCGCGCGCACGGCCGCCCTCACCCTGAGCTTCCTGGGAGACCAGGTCGTCCTGGACGTCGCCGACGACGGCCACGGCTTCACGGAGCCCCGCACCCGCACCCACACAAGCACCGGCACCGGCACCGGCACCAGCACCGACACCCGCTCCGGCTCCGTCGACCGCGGGCACGGCCTCCCGGCCATGCGGGCCCGCGTCCGCCAGCTCGGCGGCACCCTGACGATCGAATCCACGCCGGGCGAGGGCACCGTCCTCTCCGCGGCCATCCCCCTGGAGCCGGCCCCATGA
- the arfB gene encoding alternative ribosome rescue aminoacyl-tRNA hydrolase ArfB, producing MPGPYVIRGSVVLPEGELAWRFSRSSGPGGQHVNTSDSRVELLFDLAATKALPEVWKERALERLAAKLVDGVVTVRASEHRSQLRNREMALVRLASLLAEATAPPPKQRRPTKIPRGINERRLREKKARAETKRGRTGRDW from the coding sequence ATGCCTGGTCCTTATGTCATCCGCGGTTCCGTCGTGCTTCCCGAGGGGGAGCTCGCCTGGCGGTTCTCGCGGTCCTCGGGGCCGGGTGGTCAGCACGTGAACACCTCGGACTCGCGCGTGGAGCTGTTGTTCGACCTGGCGGCCACCAAGGCGCTGCCCGAGGTGTGGAAGGAGCGGGCGCTGGAGCGGCTCGCGGCGAAGCTGGTGGACGGGGTGGTGACCGTACGGGCCTCCGAGCACCGCTCGCAGCTGCGCAACCGGGAGATGGCGCTGGTCCGGCTGGCTTCGCTGCTGGCCGAGGCGACGGCGCCGCCGCCGAAGCAGCGCCGGCCGACGAAGATCCCGCGCGGGATCAATGAGCGCCGGTTGCGCGAGAAGAAGGCGCGGGCCGAGACCAAGCGCGGCCGCACGGGCCGGGACTGGTAG
- a CDS encoding response regulator yields MTTILLCDDHVVVRAGLLALLGSEPDIEVLGEAGSGEEAVALAAKLRPDVVLMDLQLGEGIDGVEATRRITALPRPPHVLVLTTYDTDADITRAIGAGATGYLLKAERPEELFAAIHSAAQGRTTLSAPVASRVMAHMRGTRPTLTDRELDILGQLARGLGNRDIARALFISEATVKTHLGRIYDKLGVDTRAGAVSVAKEQRLLP; encoded by the coding sequence ATGACCACGATCCTCCTCTGCGACGACCACGTGGTGGTCCGCGCCGGGCTCCTGGCCCTGCTCGGCAGCGAGCCCGACATCGAGGTCCTCGGCGAGGCGGGCAGCGGCGAGGAGGCCGTCGCCCTCGCCGCGAAGCTCCGCCCCGACGTGGTCCTGATGGACCTCCAGCTGGGCGAGGGCATCGACGGCGTCGAGGCGACCCGCCGCATCACGGCGCTCCCCCGGCCCCCGCACGTCCTGGTCCTCACCACCTACGACACCGACGCGGACATCACCCGCGCGATCGGCGCCGGCGCCACCGGCTACCTCCTCAAGGCCGAACGCCCGGAGGAACTCTTCGCCGCCATCCACTCCGCGGCCCAGGGCCGCACCACCCTGTCCGCACCGGTGGCCAGCCGGGTCATGGCCCACATGCGCGGCACCCGCCCCACCCTGACCGACCGCGAACTCGACATCCTCGGCCAGCTGGCCCGGGGCCTGGGCAACCGCGACATCGCCCGCGCCCTGTTCATCAGCGAGGCCACCGTCAAGACCCACCTGGGCCGCATCTACGACAAGCTCGGCGTCGACACCCGCGCCGGCGCGGTCTCCGTGGCCAAGGAACAGCGCCTCCTGCCCTGA
- a CDS encoding DUF6879 family protein, with protein sequence MTRRLRFIGTNSGNDGCPTLYEDLDTGEVLVQGNAVTDPDDVAQLRNVKDGEGFVVVPRVLLADFSPRDVERTPVLIGFEEFAGMFRTFAHTAWRLETRRRYKSDEETETYQRFIRGEDAGWDLDDPWCASRREQSALGKRFERVRIADNPPTPGQRYLLDNARRNSAVGEDIRNLWRSEAEALQLPEEDFWLFDSRVIARLHFDDDDVMTGVELVTDPVEVARACQVRDAAWHHAVPYETFAEQVPSAG encoded by the coding sequence ATGACACGGCGACTCCGGTTCATCGGCACCAACTCCGGCAACGACGGATGCCCGACCCTGTACGAGGACCTGGACACCGGGGAAGTTCTGGTCCAGGGCAACGCCGTGACCGACCCCGACGACGTGGCACAGCTCCGGAACGTCAAGGACGGGGAGGGTTTCGTGGTCGTCCCGCGCGTGCTCCTCGCCGACTTCTCCCCCAGGGACGTGGAAAGGACGCCCGTGCTGATCGGCTTCGAGGAGTTCGCCGGCATGTTCCGGACCTTCGCGCACACGGCCTGGCGCCTGGAGACGCGGCGCCGCTACAAGTCGGACGAGGAGACCGAGACGTACCAGCGGTTCATCCGGGGCGAAGACGCCGGCTGGGACCTGGACGACCCCTGGTGCGCGTCCCGGCGGGAACAGTCCGCCCTGGGCAAGCGCTTCGAGCGGGTACGGATCGCCGACAACCCGCCCACCCCCGGCCAGCGCTATCTGCTCGACAACGCCCGCCGCAACAGCGCGGTGGGCGAGGACATCCGCAACCTGTGGCGCTCCGAAGCCGAAGCACTGCAACTCCCCGAGGAGGACTTCTGGCTCTTCGACTCCCGGGTCATCGCCCGGCTCCACTTCGATGACGACGACGTGATGACCGGCGTCGAGCTGGTCACGGACCCCGTCGAGGTGGCCCGCGCGTGCCAGGTCCGGGACGCCGCGTGGCACCACGCCGTCCCGTACGAGACCTTCGCGGAACAGGTGCCGTCCGCCGGGTGA
- a CDS encoding GlcG/HbpS family heme-binding protein, which produces MNTRTRVLTGTALAVALGAGTFGAVSASATPASDVASASVASVSSKKDGAGDKNFTTTTHLTVDAATRAAQAALKAAESENQKVTVAVVDRNGNTIVTLRGDGAGPQSYESAQRKAFTAVSWNAPTSVLVGRLAQTPNLKDIPGTLFLGGGTPVQANGAPVAGVGVAGAPSGDLDEKFAKAGVDALGK; this is translated from the coding sequence ATGAACACCCGCACCCGCGTTCTCACCGGTACCGCCCTCGCCGTCGCCCTGGGCGCCGGAACCTTCGGAGCCGTGAGCGCCAGCGCGACCCCCGCCTCCGACGTCGCCTCGGCGTCCGTCGCCTCGGTCTCCTCGAAGAAGGACGGGGCGGGCGACAAGAACTTCACCACGACGACGCACCTCACCGTCGATGCCGCGACCCGCGCCGCCCAGGCCGCGCTGAAGGCCGCCGAGTCCGAGAACCAGAAGGTGACGGTCGCGGTCGTCGACCGCAACGGCAACACCATCGTCACCCTGCGCGGCGACGGCGCGGGTCCGCAGTCCTACGAGTCGGCGCAGCGCAAGGCCTTCACCGCCGTGTCCTGGAACGCCCCGACCTCGGTCCTCGTGGGCCGCCTCGCCCAGACCCCGAACCTGAAGGACATCCCCGGCACCCTCTTCCTCGGTGGTGGCACCCCGGTCCAGGCGAACGGCGCGCCCGTCGCCGGTGTCGGCGTGGCCGGCGCCCCGAGCGGTGACCTGGACGAGAAGTTCGCCAAGGCGGGCGTGGACGCGCTCGGCAAGTAA
- a CDS encoding pentapeptide repeat-containing protein encodes MARKGQQETVRAARRPELRLPELTVWEGDGLEPDGDYDGLEFADLDLVGQEGIGSRFMDCAVRRCALDEAGLAKARVLDSVLEGVRGVGTDLSGASLRDVEVVDARLGGVQLHGAVLERVVVHGGKIDYLNLRKARLKDVVFEGCVLVEPDFAGAVLERVEFRDCVLRGVDFSGVRMVDVDLREASVLEIARGVDALTGAVISPAQLFDLAPALASQLGVRVVP; translated from the coding sequence ATGGCGCGCAAAGGGCAGCAGGAGACGGTCAGGGCGGCGCGGCGGCCGGAGCTGAGGTTGCCCGAGTTGACGGTGTGGGAGGGGGACGGGCTGGAGCCGGACGGGGACTACGACGGGTTGGAGTTCGCGGATCTCGACTTGGTGGGGCAGGAGGGGATCGGGTCCCGGTTCATGGACTGCGCGGTGCGGCGGTGTGCGCTGGACGAGGCGGGGCTGGCGAAGGCGAGGGTCCTGGATTCGGTGCTGGAGGGGGTCCGGGGGGTGGGGACGGACCTGTCGGGGGCTTCGCTGCGGGACGTGGAGGTGGTGGACGCGCGGCTGGGCGGGGTGCAGCTGCACGGGGCGGTGCTGGAGCGGGTGGTGGTCCACGGGGGCAAGATCGACTACCTGAACCTGCGGAAGGCGCGCCTCAAGGACGTGGTCTTCGAGGGGTGCGTGCTGGTGGAGCCGGACTTCGCGGGAGCGGTGCTGGAGCGGGTGGAGTTCCGGGACTGTGTGCTGCGGGGGGTGGATTTCAGCGGGGTGCGGATGGTGGACGTGGATCTACGGGAGGCGTCCGTGCTGGAGATCGCGCGGGGGGTGGATGCGCTGACCGGTGCGGTGATCAGCCCGGCGCAGCTGTTCGACCTGGCCCCGGCGCTTGCTTCCCAGCTGGGGGTGCGGGTGGTTCCGTAG
- a CDS encoding TerD family protein gives MAVSLSKGGNVSLSKEAPGLAAVTVGLGWDVRTTTGVDFDLDASAIAVNPTGKVVSDGHFVFFNNKSTPDQTIVHTGDNRTGEGAGDDEAINVNLAGLPADVDKIVFPVSIYDAEARSQNFGQVRNAYIRVVNQAGGAEIARYDLSEDAATETAMVFGELYRNGAEWKFRAVGQGYASGLTGIAQDFGVNV, from the coding sequence ATGGCTGTCAGCCTGTCCAAGGGCGGCAACGTCTCGCTCTCGAAGGAGGCCCCGGGCCTCGCTGCCGTCACGGTCGGCCTCGGCTGGGACGTCCGTACGACGACCGGTGTCGACTTCGACCTCGACGCCTCGGCCATCGCGGTCAACCCGACGGGCAAGGTCGTCTCCGACGGCCACTTCGTCTTCTTCAACAACAAGTCCACCCCGGACCAGACCATCGTCCACACCGGTGACAACCGCACCGGCGAGGGCGCGGGCGACGACGAGGCCATCAACGTCAACCTCGCCGGCCTCCCGGCCGACGTGGACAAGATCGTCTTCCCGGTCTCCATCTACGACGCCGAGGCCCGCAGCCAGAACTTCGGCCAGGTCCGCAACGCGTACATCCGCGTCGTGAACCAGGCCGGCGGCGCCGAGATCGCCCGCTACGACCTCTCCGAGGACGCGGCGACCGAGACCGCCATGGTCTTCGGCGAGCTCTACCGCAACGGCGCCGAGTGGAAGTTCCGCGCCGTCGGCCAGGGTTACGCCTCCGGCCTCACCGGCATCGCGCAGGACTTCGGCGTCAACGTCTAA
- a CDS encoding zinc-binding dehydrogenase, producing the protein MRAIRLHAFGPAENLSYEHTDAPVPAPGQVRIAVAAAGVHLLDTSLRQGIQGPPAPLPKLPTIPGREVAGTVDALGPGTDPAWLGRTVVVHLGFAPGGYAQYAVADADRLHPVPPGLDPAEAVAMIGTGRTTLGILQFADLGPDSVALVPAAAGGIGTLLVQYAVNAGATVIALAGGPAKTARAAANGAHLALDYTDPTWPDAVRAHHPDGATVLFDSVGGETARTALGLLAPGARHLVFGWSGGPLHLTDAERADLDARAITTRSVLGPTMLQQVGAPDPLRVLETRALAEAAAGRLRPALTRYPLAEASTAHHDLETRATTGKVVLEP; encoded by the coding sequence ATGCGAGCCATCCGCCTCCACGCCTTCGGCCCCGCCGAGAACCTCTCCTACGAGCACACCGACGCTCCCGTCCCCGCCCCCGGTCAGGTCCGCATCGCCGTCGCCGCCGCCGGCGTGCACCTCCTCGACACCAGCCTCCGCCAGGGCATCCAGGGCCCGCCCGCCCCGCTCCCCAAGCTCCCGACCATCCCCGGCCGCGAGGTCGCCGGCACCGTCGACGCCCTCGGCCCCGGCACCGACCCCGCCTGGCTCGGCCGAACCGTCGTCGTCCACCTCGGCTTCGCCCCCGGCGGTTACGCCCAGTACGCCGTCGCCGACGCCGACCGCCTGCACCCCGTACCGCCCGGCCTCGACCCCGCCGAAGCCGTCGCCATGATCGGCACCGGCCGCACCACCCTCGGGATCCTGCAGTTCGCCGACCTCGGCCCGGACTCGGTCGCCCTGGTCCCCGCCGCCGCCGGCGGCATCGGCACCCTCCTCGTCCAGTACGCGGTCAACGCTGGCGCCACCGTCATCGCCCTCGCCGGCGGCCCCGCCAAAACCGCCCGGGCCGCAGCGAACGGCGCCCACCTCGCCCTCGACTACACCGACCCCACCTGGCCCGACGCCGTACGCGCCCACCACCCCGACGGCGCGACCGTCCTCTTCGACTCCGTCGGCGGCGAAACCGCCCGCACCGCCCTCGGCCTCCTCGCCCCCGGCGCCCGACACCTCGTCTTCGGCTGGTCCGGCGGCCCCCTCCACCTCACCGACGCCGAACGCGCCGACCTCGACGCCCGCGCCATCACCACCCGGAGCGTCCTCGGCCCCACCATGCTCCAGCAGGTCGGCGCGCCCGACCCCCTGCGCGTCCTGGAAACCCGCGCCCTCGCCGAGGCCGCCGCAGGCCGCCTGCGCCCCGCCCTGACCCGCTACCCGCTCGCCGAGGCCTCCACCGCCCACCACGACCTGGAAACCCGCGCCACCACCGGCAAGGTCGTCCTGGAACCCTGA
- a CDS encoding M1 family metallopeptidase has protein sequence MELRALSRLAAPAVAVLLALTTGCTGETVQGRPGASGLRDPYFPRAGNGGYQVDHYALDLDYDPADGQLHGTAVITARAEQALSSFNLDLSGLDVQGVTVQGEGARYNRTGTELTVRPAEDLKKGEVFRTEVDYSGKPKSLADPDGAKEGWITTEDGAVAVGEPVGSMTWFPGNHHPSDKAAYDITLTVPRGYEAVSNGELRSRTEDADGRTVFAWHSPEPMASYLATAAVGRYRVTTGRTPSGIGLYSAVAPGEEAASTGPLTRLPEMVDWSAGRFGPYPFATAGAIVVPAGTLTYALETQGRPVYSGAPEDEELVVHELAHQWFGNSVSPKSWKDIWLNEGFATYAEWLWAEDHGGPTAQQHFEAFLAGDTDVDGDAGVDWDAFPPASPPGPEEITAAPVYYRGAMALHRIRQEVGDEKFFDLVRGWATDHRHGNANTAEFTAYAEKKTGQDLKEVWDVWVYGKDRPK, from the coding sequence GTGGAACTCCGTGCCCTCTCCCGCCTCGCCGCCCCTGCCGTCGCCGTCCTGCTCGCCCTCACCACGGGGTGTACGGGGGAAACGGTGCAGGGGCGGCCGGGTGCGTCGGGGCTGCGCGACCCGTACTTCCCCCGGGCCGGGAACGGCGGCTACCAGGTCGACCACTACGCGCTGGACCTGGACTACGACCCCGCCGACGGGCAGCTGCACGGCACGGCCGTGATCACGGCCCGCGCCGAGCAGGCGCTCAGCTCCTTCAACCTGGACCTCAGCGGCCTGGACGTCCAGGGCGTGACCGTCCAGGGCGAGGGGGCCCGGTACAACCGGACCGGCACCGAGCTGACCGTGCGCCCCGCCGAGGACCTGAAGAAGGGCGAGGTCTTCCGTACGGAGGTCGACTACAGCGGGAAGCCGAAGTCCCTCGCGGATCCGGACGGCGCCAAGGAGGGCTGGATCACCACGGAGGACGGTGCGGTCGCCGTCGGCGAGCCGGTCGGTTCGATGACCTGGTTCCCCGGCAACCACCATCCCAGCGACAAGGCCGCGTACGACATCACCCTCACCGTTCCGCGCGGCTACGAGGCGGTGTCGAACGGAGAGTTGCGCTCCCGTACCGAGGACGCGGACGGGCGGACCGTCTTCGCGTGGCACAGTCCGGAGCCGATGGCGAGCTATCTGGCGACCGCCGCCGTCGGGCGGTACCGGGTGACGACCGGGCGGACGCCCTCGGGGATCGGCCTCTACAGTGCCGTGGCGCCCGGGGAAGAGGCCGCGAGCACCGGTCCGCTCACGCGGCTGCCGGAGATGGTGGACTGGAGCGCGGGCCGGTTCGGCCCGTACCCCTTCGCCACGGCGGGTGCGATCGTGGTGCCCGCCGGGACCCTCACCTACGCGCTGGAGACCCAGGGCCGGCCCGTCTACTCCGGTGCGCCCGAGGACGAGGAGCTCGTCGTGCACGAGCTCGCGCACCAGTGGTTCGGCAATTCGGTGTCGCCGAAGTCCTGGAAGGACATCTGGCTCAACGAGGGTTTCGCGACCTATGCCGAGTGGCTGTGGGCCGAGGACCACGGCGGGCCCACGGCGCAGCAGCACTTCGAGGCGTTCCTGGCCGGCGACACGGACGTGGACGGGGACGCCGGTGTCGACTGGGACGCCTTCCCGCCGGCCTCCCCGCCCGGGCCCGAGGAGATCACCGCGGCTCCGGTGTACTACCGCGGCGCGATGGCCCTGCACCGGATCCGCCAGGAGGTCGGCGACGAGAAGTTCTTCGACCTGGTGCGCGGCTGGGCCACCGACCACCGCCACGGGAACGCGAACACAGCCGAGTTCACCGCCTACGCCGAGAAGAAGACCGGGCAGGACCTGAAGGAGGTCTGGGACGTGTGGGTGTACGGGAAGGACCGGCCGAAGTAG
- a CDS encoding flavin reductase family protein has translation MLKTTPVPAPSHGTPHAEGVSNDEFRAAMSRLAAGVCLITAHEPPLAADGPRGEDVGMTATAFMSVSLDPPLVLVSLREGSRMDDLLAEQPLWAVSVLADHQLQVAGRFSMKGRISDRLLFADLPYVRGEASGAPLLNGALATLECRTENRVEAGDHTLVVGRVLTAALPSPDGQPLAYFRGRYRHLGA, from the coding sequence GTGCTGAAGACGACCCCCGTACCCGCCCCGTCCCACGGAACCCCGCATGCTGAGGGAGTGAGCAATGACGAGTTCCGGGCCGCGATGTCCCGGCTGGCGGCGGGCGTGTGCCTGATCACCGCGCACGAGCCCCCACTGGCGGCGGACGGCCCGCGCGGCGAGGACGTCGGCATGACGGCGACCGCCTTCATGTCCGTGTCCCTGGACCCGCCGCTGGTCCTGGTGAGCCTGCGCGAGGGCTCCCGGATGGACGACCTGCTGGCGGAACAGCCCCTGTGGGCGGTGTCGGTCCTCGCCGACCACCAGCTCCAGGTGGCGGGCCGCTTCTCGATGAAGGGCCGCATCAGCGACCGGCTGCTCTTCGCCGACCTGCCGTACGTCCGCGGCGAGGCCTCCGGGGCGCCGCTGCTGAACGGCGCCCTGGCCACCTTGGAATGCCGTACGGAGAACCGCGTCGAGGCGGGCGACCACACCCTGGTCGTCGGCCGGGTCCTCACGGCCGCCCTGCCGTCCCCGGACGGGCAGCCGCTGGCGTACTTCCGCGGGCGCTACCGGCACCTGGGCGCTTAA